One Thermococcus sp. LS1 genomic window carries:
- a CDS encoding NADPH-dependent FMN reductase: MKVKIVLGTAREGRKSEKVARYLVKKAQEFGWDAELIDVRDYLLAYTHRWRITPKMKKYREKILEADALIIVAPEYNESYPGELKILLDTIYDEYEALPVGICTVSSVTGGVRLLMELRIASLNYRMLPVAQVLFYNVDDIFEGEELKDEKYEERVGRLFGTLEKYAKVLKPIRDEVREKPREKERGNYEVVVVYPRRDRLRWVAQVAECAMEEGKPLIPAYAPRREEPVG; encoded by the coding sequence ATGAAGGTTAAGATAGTTCTCGGAACGGCAAGGGAAGGTAGGAAAAGCGAGAAAGTTGCGAGGTACCTCGTGAAGAAGGCCCAAGAATTCGGCTGGGACGCTGAGCTGATAGACGTCCGCGATTACCTCCTCGCCTACACCCACCGCTGGAGGATCACACCGAAGATGAAAAAATACCGGGAGAAGATTCTCGAAGCGGATGCGCTCATCATAGTCGCACCCGAGTACAACGAGAGCTATCCCGGAGAGCTTAAGATACTCCTGGACACAATTTACGACGAGTACGAGGCTTTACCAGTTGGAATATGTACCGTCTCAAGCGTTACCGGCGGCGTTAGGCTGCTGATGGAGCTGAGAATCGCGTCGCTTAACTACCGCATGCTCCCAGTTGCGCAGGTTCTGTTCTACAACGTGGACGATATATTCGAGGGCGAAGAGCTAAAGGACGAGAAGTATGAGGAGAGGGTTGGAAGGCTCTTCGGGACTCTTGAAAAGTACGCGAAGGTCCTGAAGCCGATAAGGGACGAAGTAAGAGAAAAACCCAGAGAAAAGGAGCGGGGGAACTATGAGGTCGTAGTTGTATATCCACGGAGAGACCGCCTTAGATGGGTCGCCCAAGTCGCTGAGTGCGCTATGGAAGAAGGAAAACCACTGATTCCTGCTTATGCTCCACGCCGCGAAGAGCCAGTAGGTTAG
- the sufC gene encoding Fe-S cluster assembly ATPase SufC encodes MLKVEDLHVKVMDKEILKGITLDIGKGKLHVVMGPNGSGKSTLALTIAGHPRYRVVKGRITFNGEDITEMKPEERAKKGIFLSFQHPVEVEGVKVIQFLQRMLKNLRGIDEVEAYDMIFKAVEELGFDSSMLSRGLNVGFSGGERKKLEMLQAYLIRPKLLILDEPDSGVDVDSLKVMAGIIDRLHSEGTSILLITHYGRILEYLNAQKVHVLKEGRLVASGGVELVKIIEEKGFAAVEDYGAV; translated from the coding sequence ATGCTGAAGGTGGAAGATTTACACGTCAAAGTTATGGATAAGGAAATACTCAAGGGAATCACGCTTGATATTGGAAAAGGCAAACTCCACGTCGTCATGGGTCCCAACGGAAGCGGAAAATCAACTCTGGCCTTGACCATAGCCGGTCATCCAAGGTACAGGGTAGTGAAGGGCAGGATAACCTTTAACGGTGAGGATATAACGGAGATGAAGCCAGAGGAGAGGGCCAAGAAGGGGATATTCCTCAGCTTCCAGCATCCAGTGGAAGTCGAGGGTGTTAAGGTCATCCAGTTCCTCCAGAGGATGCTGAAGAACCTAAGGGGAATAGACGAAGTTGAGGCCTACGACATGATCTTCAAAGCCGTTGAAGAGCTCGGCTTCGACAGCTCGATGCTCTCAAGAGGGCTCAACGTCGGCTTTTCCGGTGGAGAGAGGAAGAAGCTTGAGATGCTTCAAGCCTACCTTATCAGGCCGAAGCTCCTGATTCTGGATGAGCCGGACAGTGGGGTTGATGTTGACTCACTCAAAGTTATGGCCGGGATAATTGATAGGCTGCACAGCGAGGGCACCTCAATACTCCTAATCACACACTACGGCAGAATATTGGAGTACCTCAACGCCCAGAAGGTTCACGTCCTCAAGGAGGGCAGGCTGGTTGCCTCTGGCGGAGTCGAGCTCGTGAAGATAATAGAGGAGAAGGGCTTCGCGGCGGTGGAGGACTATGGAGCAGTCTAA
- a CDS encoding ferritin — MLSERMLKALNEQLNRELYSAYLYFAMAAYFEDLNLEGFANWMKAQAEEELGHALRFYNYIYDRNGRVELKAIEQPPKEWESPLAAFEAAYKHEQFISKCINELAALAEEEKDYSTRAFLEWFINEQVEEEASVKKIVDKLKFAKDSPQVLFMLDQELGQRAPQLPNLLLQGG; from the coding sequence ATGCTGAGTGAAAGAATGTTGAAAGCTCTAAATGAGCAGCTTAACAGAGAGCTTTATTCTGCATACCTGTACTTTGCAATGGCGGCCTATTTTGAGGACCTTAACCTGGAGGGGTTTGCCAACTGGATGAAAGCGCAAGCTGAGGAAGAACTTGGACATGCACTAAGGTTTTACAACTACATCTACGACAGGAACGGAAGGGTCGAGCTGAAAGCAATAGAGCAGCCGCCAAAGGAGTGGGAATCCCCACTGGCAGCATTTGAGGCGGCATACAAGCACGAGCAGTTCATAAGCAAGTGCATAAACGAGCTCGCCGCTCTGGCCGAGGAGGAGAAGGACTACTCAACGAGGGCATTTTTGGAGTGGTTCATAAACGAGCAGGTTGAAGAAGAGGCAAGTGTCAAAAAGATTGTTGATAAGCTCAAGTTTGCAAAGGACAGCCCGCAGGTTCTTTTCATGCTCGACCAGGAGCTTGGTCAAAGGGCTCCGCAGCTTCCAAACCTCCTTCTTCAGGGGGGCTGA
- a CDS encoding peroxiredoxin, whose translation MVKVGEIVPDFEADAYLPEKDAIEKVKLSDYRGKWVVLAFYPADFTFVCPTELEELAEYYEEFKKEGAEILSVSTDTAYVHKAWHDTSPAIKKIKYPMLADPAGKICRLFGTYIEDEGVSWRATFIIDPDGKVVHMEMHDLSIGRSAKEILRRLRASKYVREHPGQVCPASWEPGKETLEVSLDLVGKI comes from the coding sequence ATGGTGAAAGTTGGAGAAATCGTCCCGGACTTTGAGGCAGATGCCTACCTTCCGGAAAAGGACGCAATAGAGAAGGTTAAGCTTTCGGACTACAGGGGCAAGTGGGTTGTTTTGGCGTTTTATCCGGCTGACTTCACCTTCGTCTGCCCGACGGAGCTTGAGGAGCTTGCCGAATACTACGAGGAGTTCAAGAAGGAAGGCGCCGAGATCCTGAGCGTTTCAACGGACACTGCCTACGTCCACAAGGCCTGGCACGATACTTCCCCCGCGATCAAGAAGATAAAGTACCCAATGCTCGCCGATCCAGCCGGAAAGATATGCCGCTTGTTTGGCACCTATATCGAGGACGAGGGCGTCTCCTGGAGGGCGACCTTTATCATAGACCCTGACGGAAAAGTCGTCCACATGGAGATGCACGATTTGAGCATAGGCAGGAGCGCGAAGGAGATACTGAGAAGGCTCAGGGCCTCTAAGTATGTGAGGGAGCACCCCGGACAGGTGTGTCCGGCCAGCTGGGAGCCCGGCAAGGAGACCCTTGAGGTCAGCCTCGATTTAGTTGGAAAGATTTAA
- the sufB gene encoding Fe-S cluster assembly protein SufB, protein MEQSKLAEILKAGSLEEILGTAVPYPKEIELKGELTKDMIEELSRIKNEPEWMLRHRLKALELFHKLPMPKWVVGIEELDLESLTLYSKPEIGNEIKDWEDLPENIRRTFERLNIPEIEKRFLSGLTAVFDSESVYSKLKGEFEKMGIIMIPMEEAVQKYPDLVKRYFGRVFPAGEHKFSALHHALWSGGVFVYVPKGVRIPFPVEAFFVIGSALEGQFEHTLLVADEGSYIHFIEGCSAPMYKGFSFHDGMVEIYAHKGATVKFTTIQNWSRNVINFNNKRAIIEENAYVEWIEGSIGSRITYTYPSSVLKGEGARTAQYVVSLSNGPFMKDTGAKTWHLAPNTSSKIVSKSISANGGINIYRGLVRIIKGARNSTATVSCDSLILDKKSKAYTYPHNQNDEPTASIIHEATTGKLGEDKLFYMNSRGIGEEEAKSLIVLGFISEILEGLPFEYVEVLKKVIELEFSEMGGVG, encoded by the coding sequence ATGGAGCAGTCTAAACTCGCCGAAATCCTCAAAGCTGGCTCCCTTGAGGAGATACTCGGCACGGCAGTGCCATATCCCAAAGAGATAGAGCTCAAGGGCGAGCTGACGAAGGACATGATAGAGGAGCTCTCGAGGATAAAGAACGAGCCGGAGTGGATGCTCAGGCACAGGCTCAAGGCTTTAGAGCTCTTCCACAAGCTGCCCATGCCCAAATGGGTCGTCGGCATTGAGGAGCTTGACTTGGAAAGCCTCACCCTTTACTCGAAGCCCGAGATAGGCAATGAGATTAAGGACTGGGAGGACCTGCCCGAGAACATCAGGAGGACCTTTGAGAGGCTCAACATTCCCGAAATAGAGAAAAGGTTCCTCTCCGGCTTAACCGCCGTGTTTGACAGTGAGAGCGTCTATTCGAAGCTCAAGGGAGAGTTCGAGAAGATGGGCATAATCATGATACCGATGGAGGAGGCGGTGCAGAAGTATCCGGATCTCGTGAAGCGGTACTTCGGCAGGGTCTTCCCCGCTGGAGAGCACAAGTTCTCCGCTCTGCACCATGCCCTCTGGAGCGGGGGAGTCTTCGTCTACGTGCCCAAGGGCGTGAGAATCCCCTTCCCAGTCGAGGCCTTCTTCGTCATAGGTTCGGCTTTGGAGGGACAGTTCGAGCACACTCTCCTGGTTGCCGACGAGGGAAGTTACATACACTTCATCGAAGGCTGCTCAGCTCCGATGTACAAGGGCTTCTCCTTCCACGACGGCATGGTCGAGATTTACGCCCACAAAGGAGCGACCGTCAAGTTCACCACGATACAGAACTGGAGCAGGAACGTCATTAACTTCAACAACAAGCGCGCCATCATAGAGGAGAACGCCTACGTCGAGTGGATAGAGGGCAGCATAGGGAGCAGGATAACCTACACCTACCCCTCGAGCGTCCTGAAGGGCGAGGGCGCGAGGACTGCCCAATACGTCGTCTCCCTCAGCAATGGGCCCTTCATGAAGGATACCGGCGCAAAGACGTGGCACCTCGCACCCAACACCAGCTCCAAGATAGTCTCGAAGAGCATAAGCGCCAACGGCGGAATAAACATCTACCGCGGTCTGGTGAGGATCATTAAGGGCGCCAGGAACTCGACCGCTACGGTTTCCTGTGATTCACTCATCCTCGACAAGAAGAGTAAGGCCTACACCTATCCGCACAACCAGAACGACGAGCCGACTGCGAGCATAATCCACGAAGCCACCACCGGGAAGCTCGGCGAGGACAAGCTCTTCTACATGAACTCGCGCGGAATAGGTGAGGAAGAAGCGAAGAGCCTCATAGTGCTTGGCTTCATTAGCGAAATCCTCGAGGGGCTGCCTTTCGAGTACGTCGAGGTGCTCAAGAAGGTCATAGAGCTGGAGTTCAGCGAGATGGGGGGTGTTGGCTGA
- a CDS encoding SufD family Fe-S cluster assembly protein: MRPKGLSNGITLEKLQKLEYQKYGDSPTIKGYTKWKLFEENSPLRLPTEAKAGEVKIKAHVLLSGSEASFNLPAGVELTEGTLGLSSPEESRILGFHFYALKKSYRLRITEDLPEPLVIVSHLSKKAFISHHISIEAEGVKVPIIIYDLSEEGTKSLVVELKARNADLEILTVGRHSSLSHYLLRASLGEKARVNVFTLIKGGLMSHHREDYSLEGRESELILRGMPLGISSAVDYLTNVLQYGEKSRSETRVHGFSYQKGWAVHRGVAKVFESARDSSSRVISHMTIMDEGSLGVSVPMLEVDTSEIEEASHSAAVHQFDEDALFYLRSRGLEREEALSLFIHGIGEALSSHLERLRGKARGNIAELIEGLL; this comes from the coding sequence ATGCGTCCTAAAGGACTCTCTAACGGGATTACCCTGGAAAAGCTGCAAAAGCTTGAGTACCAGAAGTACGGGGACAGTCCAACGATAAAGGGCTACACGAAGTGGAAGCTCTTTGAGGAGAACTCACCACTTAGGCTTCCGACGGAGGCAAAGGCCGGGGAAGTGAAGATTAAGGCGCACGTCCTCCTCTCTGGGAGTGAAGCGAGCTTTAACCTTCCAGCCGGCGTTGAGCTAACTGAGGGGACGCTTGGCCTCTCAAGTCCGGAGGAGTCAAGAATCCTTGGCTTCCACTTCTACGCGCTGAAGAAGTCCTACAGGCTGAGGATAACCGAAGACCTTCCCGAGCCGCTTGTGATAGTATCACACCTATCGAAGAAGGCCTTCATCAGCCACCACATCAGCATAGAGGCCGAGGGCGTGAAGGTACCGATAATCATCTACGATTTGAGCGAAGAAGGAACAAAATCCTTAGTGGTCGAGCTTAAAGCGAGAAACGCCGACCTCGAAATCCTCACCGTCGGAAGGCACTCTTCGCTGTCCCACTACCTCCTGAGGGCATCACTCGGCGAAAAAGCTAGAGTCAACGTGTTCACCCTCATTAAAGGTGGCCTCATGAGCCACCACCGTGAAGATTACTCGCTTGAAGGTAGAGAGAGCGAGCTCATCCTGAGGGGAATGCCCCTGGGCATAAGCTCGGCCGTTGACTACCTCACTAACGTCCTCCAGTACGGCGAAAAGAGCAGAAGCGAGACAAGAGTGCACGGCTTCTCTTATCAAAAAGGCTGGGCAGTACATAGGGGTGTTGCGAAGGTCTTCGAGAGTGCAAGGGACTCTTCAAGTAGGGTAATCTCGCATATGACGATAATGGATGAAGGATCTCTTGGCGTGAGTGTGCCAATGCTCGAGGTCGATACATCAGAAATCGAAGAGGCTTCCCACTCAGCAGCAGTCCATCAGTTCGACGAGGATGCCCTCTTCTACCTCCGCTCGCGCGGACTTGAGAGGGAGGAGGCGTTGAGCCTCTTCATCCACGGCATCGGCGAGGCCTTGAGCAGCCACCTGGAGCGCCTCAGGGGCAAGGCCCGGGGGAACATAGCGGAGCTCATCGAGGGCCTGCTCTGA
- a CDS encoding FTR1 family protein → MNAGAFLITFREALEAAIIVAIIVAYLRRTNRTEQIKNVWIGVGLSLLASILLGAAILGLYGGLEEKELFEGLASYLAVIVLTSMVYWMATKGKNIRAEIESRISNTIGPLALIGFTFIVVFREGLETVLFLTPFMTQDFGGTLLGLITGLVSAFILAYLIYGVGMKINLRTFFYYSSILLVFVAAGMAGYGTHELIEWAEEEGMDLGFTSETAYDLGIPSDSVWHHKGAIGSLFAVLFGYSTSMEWGRIIVQFGYLILALYLVLRAYGKEPLLNPKDAGLKSSV, encoded by the coding sequence ATGAACGCTGGCGCTTTCCTCATAACCTTCAGAGAGGCCCTTGAGGCCGCCATAATAGTCGCAATAATAGTTGCCTATTTAAGGAGAACCAACCGGACTGAACAGATAAAAAACGTCTGGATCGGCGTGGGACTTTCCCTGCTGGCTAGTATTCTCCTCGGAGCCGCGATACTGGGGCTCTATGGGGGCCTAGAAGAGAAGGAGCTCTTTGAGGGCCTGGCTTCCTACCTGGCTGTGATAGTCCTCACGAGCATGGTATACTGGATGGCTACTAAAGGTAAAAACATCAGGGCGGAGATAGAGAGCAGGATCAGCAACACAATAGGTCCCCTTGCATTAATCGGCTTTACGTTCATAGTTGTCTTCAGGGAGGGACTTGAGACTGTCCTGTTCCTCACGCCCTTCATGACTCAGGACTTCGGCGGCACGCTCCTCGGCCTTATAACGGGCTTAGTCAGTGCATTTATACTCGCCTACCTCATCTACGGAGTTGGCATGAAGATAAACCTGAGGACATTTTTCTACTACAGCTCGATACTCCTTGTCTTCGTCGCTGCTGGCATGGCAGGTTACGGGACCCATGAGCTCATAGAGTGGGCTGAGGAGGAAGGAATGGATTTGGGATTCACAAGTGAAACCGCGTACGACCTCGGCATTCCAAGCGACAGTGTGTGGCACCACAAGGGAGCGATAGGTTCCCTCTTTGCAGTGCTCTTTGGGTACTCGACGAGCATGGAGTGGGGAAGGATAATAGTGCAGTTCGGTTACCTCATCCTCGCCCTGTACCTCGTGCTCAGGGCCTACGGGAAGGAGCCTTTGCTGAATCCTAAAGATGCAGGAC